A single Cryomorphaceae bacterium DNA region contains:
- a CDS encoding M61 family metallopeptidase → MQYTFRCPNLTDHYLHIELHIDNPPEGEVFLQLPAWRPGRYELQNFAKNVRSVRALRADGSPLEIRKVSKDRWRIAPQAEKEITIHYQYYANQFDAGGTYVDEDQWYVNPCTCCLSLEGGESREHHVQLEVPEDYQLAGAWEHTGSNSFKTPNFDTLADSPFIASNALQHQDYEVNGHRFHLWFMGWKEIPWDKILSAFRSFTKAQVEAFGAMTVPEYHFLFQIAPTKKYHGVEHLNSTVIVLGPEKNMEGEELWENFLGVSSHELYHTWNIKSIRPAEMLPYDLSREQYFDTGYVAEGVTTYKGDLWLIKSGVFSWEQFVKTQEQNLQRHSDTSGNLYSSVAESSFDLWLDGYALGAPNRKVSIYSEGALISLMLDLIIRKNTNGERGLEQVMKTLYHDYAKKGKGYTTEIYRNLCRQEGGALVDTIFARHVHGFGYYWDSLDPLLMEVGLQRIEEEHETTAMNRFGIRAFKRSNGIMPTEIWPGSIAHEAGLEPESFLTHVNGEELQDSLSDVLDKHLDQIIDLTVQTPMRTKILKMKADERRFFPKQKLRKNEEASDEQKALFEAWCGLKF, encoded by the coding sequence ATGCAGTACACCTTCCGTTGTCCCAACCTCACCGATCATTATTTGCACATCGAACTCCACATCGATAATCCGCCGGAGGGAGAGGTGTTTTTGCAGCTTCCCGCTTGGCGCCCAGGCCGGTATGAGCTTCAAAATTTTGCCAAGAATGTGCGTAGTGTACGGGCCCTACGGGCCGATGGTTCACCCCTAGAGATTCGAAAGGTCAGCAAGGATCGATGGCGTATCGCGCCGCAGGCGGAAAAAGAAATCACCATTCACTACCAGTACTACGCCAACCAGTTTGACGCCGGGGGCACTTATGTTGACGAGGACCAATGGTACGTCAATCCGTGCACCTGTTGCCTGAGCCTTGAAGGTGGGGAGAGCAGGGAACATCACGTGCAACTTGAAGTTCCCGAAGACTATCAATTGGCTGGGGCTTGGGAACATACGGGGTCTAATAGTTTTAAGACGCCCAATTTCGATACGCTGGCCGATAGTCCATTTATCGCATCGAATGCCCTGCAACATCAGGATTACGAAGTAAATGGTCATCGCTTCCACCTCTGGTTCATGGGCTGGAAGGAGATTCCCTGGGATAAAATATTATCGGCCTTCAGATCCTTCACCAAGGCTCAGGTTGAGGCCTTCGGGGCCATGACCGTGCCGGAGTATCACTTTCTCTTTCAAATCGCGCCAACCAAGAAATACCACGGTGTAGAGCATCTGAATTCCACGGTGATTGTATTGGGGCCTGAAAAGAATATGGAAGGCGAGGAGCTGTGGGAGAACTTTTTGGGCGTTTCGTCCCATGAACTCTATCATACCTGGAACATCAAGAGTATCCGGCCCGCGGAAATGCTTCCCTATGATTTGAGTCGGGAGCAGTATTTTGACACGGGGTACGTGGCTGAAGGGGTGACTACCTACAAGGGTGATCTATGGCTGATCAAGAGCGGTGTTTTCAGTTGGGAGCAATTCGTAAAAACACAAGAACAAAACCTTCAGCGCCACAGCGATACCTCTGGAAATCTCTATTCGAGCGTTGCTGAAAGCAGTTTCGACTTATGGCTTGATGGATATGCTCTCGGAGCGCCAAATCGCAAAGTGTCCATCTATTCGGAAGGCGCTTTGATTTCCCTCATGCTGGACTTGATAATTCGAAAAAACACCAACGGAGAAAGGGGGCTGGAGCAGGTGATGAAAACCTTGTACCACGATTACGCAAAGAAAGGGAAGGGGTACACCACCGAAATATATCGAAACCTCTGTCGACAGGAGGGAGGTGCACTGGTCGATACGATTTTTGCTCGGCACGTCCATGGCTTTGGGTATTATTGGGACTCGCTTGATCCGTTGCTCATGGAAGTGGGGCTTCAACGGATCGAAGAAGAGCATGAGACTACGGCGATGAACCGCTTCGGGATTAGGGCCTTCAAACGTTCAAACGGAATTATGCCCACCGAGATTTGGCCAGGGTCCATAGCGCATGAAGCTGGACTGGAACCAGAGTCATTCCTAACGCATGTGAATGGTGAAGAACTTCAAGATTCGCTGTCTGATGTGTTGGACAAGCACCTTGATCAAATCATTGATCTGACGGTCCAAACACCTATGCGTACTAAAATCTTGAAGATGAAGGCTGATGAGCGACGATTCTTCCCCAAGCAGAAGCTTCGAAAAAATGAAGAAGCCAGCGATGAGCAAAAAGCGCTGTTCGAGGCTTGGTGCGGATTGAAATTCTAG